The proteins below are encoded in one region of Sulfolobus sp. A20:
- a CDS encoding glycosyltransferase family 2 protein: MRVSVVIPTFNSAKTIETALRSLKEQTVPIEVIVVYSFSTNGTAEVAEKYATVVRQKSNRLRARIIGALNATGEFVLNMDSDQFLARGGSRV; the protein is encoded by the coding sequence ATGAGAGTTAGTGTCGTGATACCGACTTTCAACTCCGCTAAAACTATAGAGACTGCTTTGAGGTCTCTTAAGGAACAGACAGTCCCTATAGAGGTTATAGTAGTCTACTCCTTCTCTACTAATGGTACTGCAGAGGTAGCTGAGAAGTACGCCACTGTAGTAAGGCAGAAGAGTAATAGGCTGAGGGCTAGGATAATAGGTGCTTTGAACGCCACTGGGGAGTTCGTGCTTAACATGGACTCTGACCAGT
- a CDS encoding glycosyltransferase family 4 protein — MAVEEARRLGKLFVLRESFHDYGLTDVKVEIVRKGHGKLTPIFWAITSLYAKGRGKEATVDLDLILTKWLKVSPPALYHDQFAGIMGYLNKVFRGQDYALYLHETNLRAKGVKWYFPRLLDREVMSKAKVVFTNSKENQKVLAEYGFSSVVVYPGCYPRDGKKEREPIVLAVSMWDKGRFPEWYGEVAKRLKRGKLIMAGSWAVKEEKERFKKEYPQVAVTGRLSEEKLQELYDRASIVLRFGFNELGPGMGIIEGICNGLIPIVNEGLGSKELIVNDVNGYVVKDYEEAAEKINYLFENDDRLNKMREELRSLADDLSWDNHARKIREELEKVGML; from the coding sequence ATGGCAGTTGAGGAGGCAAGAAGGTTAGGGAAACTGTTTGTACTAAGGGAAAGTTTCCACGATTATGGCTTGACTGATGTAAAAGTTGAGATTGTAAGGAAAGGACATGGTAAGTTAACTCCCATATTTTGGGCTATAACCTCATTGTACGCGAAGGGAAGGGGGAAAGAGGCAACTGTTGACTTGGACTTGATCCTTACGAAATGGCTAAAAGTCTCACCCCCAGCCTTATACCACGACCAGTTTGCTGGTATCATGGGCTACTTGAACAAGGTGTTTAGGGGTCAAGACTACGCCCTGTACCTCCACGAGACCAACTTAAGGGCAAAAGGGGTGAAGTGGTACTTTCCAAGGTTGTTGGACAGGGAAGTGATGTCAAAGGCTAAGGTCGTCTTTACCAACAGCAAGGAGAACCAAAAGGTATTGGCTGAGTACGGCTTCTCCTCTGTTGTAGTTTACCCAGGCTGTTACCCTAGAGATGGAAAAAAGGAGAGAGAGCCCATAGTTTTGGCTGTCTCGATGTGGGATAAGGGGAGGTTTCCAGAGTGGTATGGAGAAGTCGCTAAGAGGTTAAAAAGGGGGAAGTTGATCATGGCTGGCTCTTGGGCTGTAAAGGAGGAGAAGGAGAGGTTCAAAAAGGAGTACCCACAAGTAGCGGTGACAGGAAGGTTGAGCGAGGAAAAACTTCAAGAGCTTTATGACAGGGCTTCTATTGTCTTACGTTTTGGCTTTAATGAGTTGGGTCCAGGTATGGGGATCATAGAGGGGATATGTAATGGTTTGATCCCTATAGTAAATGAGGGCTTAGGCTCTAAAGAGCTCATAGTTAATGACGTCAACGGTTACGTAGTTAAGGACTATGAGGAGGCAGCTGAGAAGATAAACTACCTGTTTGAAAATGATGATAGGCTGAACAAGATGAGGGAGGAGTTGAGGAGTTTGGCGGACGATCTCTCATGGGACAACCACGCTAGGAAGATAAGGGAGGAGCTAGAGAAGGTTGGAATGT